The Enterococcus rotai genome includes a window with the following:
- the lacD gene encoding tagatose-bisphosphate aldolase — translation MLTLTAGKKAAMDSLSTQEGIISALAIDQRGALKKMLKALDVEPTDAQIETFKELVSKELTPYASAILLDPEYGLPAAKARDTEAGLLLAYEKTGYDATTPGRLPDLLADWSVLRLKEEGADAIKFLLYYDVDEDPEINHQKHVFIERLGSECAEEDLPFYLELLSYDAQIAEATSLEYAKVKPHKVNEMMKEFSKPQYKVDVLKVEVPVNMNFVEGFATGETAYTKEEAANYFLEQSQATHLPFIFLSAGVSTALFQETLRFAKEAGSTFNGVLCGRATWKNGVKPFVGAGETAACDWLKTEGRENIESLNEVIAATASSWHAKVQVNER, via the coding sequence ATGCTTACGTTAACGGCTGGAAAAAAAGCGGCAATGGATAGTTTATCAACGCAGGAAGGAATCATTAGCGCGTTAGCCATTGATCAACGAGGTGCCTTGAAAAAAATGCTCAAAGCACTCGATGTAGAGCCAACAGATGCACAAATTGAAACGTTTAAAGAATTAGTCTCGAAAGAATTGACACCTTATGCGTCCGCAATTTTATTGGATCCAGAATATGGGTTGCCTGCTGCAAAAGCACGCGATACCGAGGCTGGATTGTTACTCGCTTACGAAAAAACGGGATATGATGCAACGACTCCGGGACGGTTGCCCGATTTACTAGCAGACTGGTCTGTTCTACGCTTGAAAGAAGAAGGCGCAGATGCTATTAAGTTTCTACTATACTATGACGTGGATGAGGATCCAGAAATTAATCATCAAAAACACGTGTTTATTGAACGCTTAGGTAGTGAATGTGCAGAAGAAGACCTACCATTTTACTTGGAATTACTTTCTTATGATGCACAAATAGCAGAAGCTACTTCTTTAGAATATGCAAAAGTTAAGCCGCATAAAGTGAATGAAATGATGAAAGAATTTTCCAAACCACAATATAAAGTAGATGTATTGAAAGTGGAAGTTCCAGTTAATATGAATTTTGTAGAAGGTTTTGCGACGGGTGAAACAGCATATACAAAAGAGGAAGCGGCTAATTATTTCTTAGAACAAAGTCAAGCCACTCATTTACCATTTATTTTTTTAAGTGCCGGTGTTTCAACTGCTTTATTCCAAGAAACACTACGTTTTGCTAAAGAAGCAGGTTCAACATTTAATGGTGTTTTATGTGGCCGTGCAACTTGGAAAAATGGGGTGAAACCTTTTGTTGGAGCAGGTGAAACCGCAGCGTGTGATTGGTTGAAAACAGAAGGAAGAGAAAACATTGAAAGCTTAAATGAAGTCATCGCAGCAACCGCCAGCTCTTGGCATGCGAAAGTTCAAGTAAACGAAAGGTAA
- a CDS encoding glycoside hydrolase family 35 protein codes for MKAFARKGGNVDRFEIKEEFLLNGQPFKILSGAIHYFRVAPSDWYHSLYNLKALGFNTVETYVPWNLHEPQKGIFHFDGILDLERFLNLAQDLGLYAIVRPSPYICAEWEFGGFPAWLLNESGRMRSNNPTYLKHVAEYYDVLMEKIVPHQLANGGNILMIQIENEYGSFGEEKAYLRAVRDLMIARGVTAPFFTSDGPWRATLRAGSMIEDDILVTGNFGSKAKENFCMMQAFFEEHGKKWPLMCMEFWDGWFNRWKEPIIKRDPQELAESVREALALGSINLYMFHGGTNFGFMNGCSARGTIDLPQITSYDYDAPLDEQGNPTEKYFALQKMLHEEYPTLLQAEPLVKESFEQKSIPLTNKVNLFATLETISQPVVSVYPQTMEQLGQNTGYLLYRTSIEKDAAEEKLRVIDGRDRLQLFVNQTLQATQYQTEIGEDIYVTLPQERNQIDVLMENMGRVNYGHKLFADTQKKGIRTGVMADLHFITQWQQYCLPMTSCEQVDYSKEWQPDQPSFYQYHVELAEIKDTFIDVSKFGKGIVFVNQTNLGRFWNVGPTLSLYIPKGLLKEGKNEIVIFETEGTYQPEIQLVKEPLYKEMKEGLQ; via the coding sequence TTGAAAGCGTTTGCCAGAAAGGGTGGGAATGTGGACAGATTTGAAATTAAAGAGGAGTTTCTTTTAAATGGTCAACCGTTCAAAATTTTATCAGGAGCTATTCATTATTTTCGTGTAGCCCCCTCAGATTGGTATCATTCACTTTATAACTTGAAAGCTTTGGGCTTCAATACAGTTGAGACATATGTACCATGGAATTTACATGAACCGCAAAAAGGGATATTTCATTTTGACGGAATATTAGATTTGGAGCGCTTTTTAAACCTAGCACAAGACCTTGGGCTATATGCGATTGTGCGGCCTTCTCCTTATATTTGTGCAGAATGGGAATTTGGTGGTTTTCCAGCATGGTTATTAAATGAATCAGGAAGGATGCGTTCGAATAATCCAACCTATCTGAAGCATGTTGCAGAGTATTATGATGTTTTAATGGAAAAAATTGTTCCTCATCAACTTGCTAACGGTGGCAATATTCTAATGATTCAAATCGAAAACGAATACGGTTCATTTGGCGAAGAAAAAGCGTATTTACGGGCGGTTCGTGATTTGATGATTGCGCGTGGAGTGACAGCACCATTTTTCACTTCTGATGGGCCGTGGCGCGCAACACTGCGAGCCGGCAGCATGATTGAAGATGATATTTTAGTAACAGGGAATTTTGGCTCAAAAGCCAAAGAAAACTTTTGCATGATGCAAGCATTTTTTGAAGAACATGGCAAAAAATGGCCGTTAATGTGTATGGAATTTTGGGATGGCTGGTTTAATCGTTGGAAAGAGCCAATTATTAAACGAGATCCGCAAGAACTAGCTGAATCGGTTAGAGAAGCGTTAGCATTAGGCAGCATCAACTTGTATATGTTTCATGGGGGGACCAATTTTGGCTTTATGAATGGTTGCTCCGCACGGGGAACAATTGATTTACCGCAAATCACTTCCTATGACTATGATGCACCACTTGATGAACAAGGGAATCCAACAGAAAAGTATTTTGCGTTACAAAAAATGCTTCACGAGGAATACCCCACATTGCTACAAGCTGAGCCATTAGTTAAAGAATCTTTTGAGCAAAAGTCAATTCCTTTAACAAACAAAGTGAATTTGTTTGCAACCTTAGAAACGATTAGTCAGCCAGTAGTCAGCGTTTATCCGCAAACAATGGAACAACTAGGACAAAATACCGGCTATCTTCTTTACCGAACAAGCATTGAAAAAGATGCCGCAGAAGAAAAGTTAAGAGTGATTGATGGTCGTGATCGTCTACAATTATTTGTCAATCAGACACTTCAAGCAACGCAATATCAAACGGAAATCGGCGAAGATATTTACGTCACACTTCCGCAAGAGCGTAATCAAATCGATGTTTTAATGGAAAATATGGGTCGCGTCAATTACGGACATAAACTATTTGCAGATACTCAGAAAAAAGGGATTCGAACAGGTGTCATGGCGGATTTACATTTTATTACTCAATGGCAGCAGTATTGTTTACCCATGACAAGCTGTGAACAGGTGGATTACTCAAAAGAATGGCAACCTGATCAACCGAGTTTTTACCAATATCATGTGGAGTTAGCAGAAATCAAAGATACATTTATTGATGTTTCTAAATTCGGCAAAGGGATTGTTTTTGTTAACCAAACCAATCTTGGTCGTTTCTGGAATGTTGGCCCAACGCTTTCCTTATATATTCCCAAAGGATTATTAAAAGAAGGAAAAAATGAGATCGTCATTTTTGAAACAGAAGGAACATACCAACCAGAAATTCAGTTAGTAAAAGAACCGCTATATAAAGAAATGAAAGAGGGATTACAATGA
- a CDS encoding PTS sugar transporter subunit IIA, producing MSEYLVLVSHGRFCEELKKSAEMIMGPQETITTVALLPEEGEADFLEKFEAITESLENFVVFADLLGGTPCNILSKKIMQGASFDLYTGMNLPMVISYVNANLLAIEGDYIKESAESIVKVNELLLNTSVDDEDE from the coding sequence ATGAGTGAATATTTAGTTTTAGTAAGTCATGGTCGTTTTTGTGAAGAATTAAAAAAAAGTGCGGAAATGATTATGGGACCGCAAGAAACAATTACCACAGTTGCTTTATTACCGGAAGAAGGAGAAGCCGACTTTTTAGAAAAATTTGAAGCGATTACGGAATCGTTGGAGAATTTTGTTGTCTTTGCTGATCTATTAGGGGGAACACCTTGTAATATTTTATCAAAAAAAATCATGCAAGGTGCTTCGTTTGACTTATATACTGGGATGAATTTACCGATGGTTATCAGCTATGTGAATGCAAATTTATTAGCAATAGAAGGTGACTATATCAAGGAATCAGCGGAAAGTATTGTGAAAGTCAACGAGTTGCTGCTAAATACCTCAGTAGATGATGAAGATGAATAA
- a CDS encoding PTS system mannose/fructose/N-acetylgalactosamine-transporter subunit IIB, translating into MSIIGVRIDGRLIHGQVANLWTTKLNISRIMVVDDEVAGNAIEKSGLKLATPAGVKLSVLPVEKAAQNILAGKYDSQRLLIVVRKPDRLLKLVELGAPIKEINVGNMSQTNETRSITKSINVVDQDIEVFKELNDKGVHLIAQMVPSDKAEDFMSLITK; encoded by the coding sequence ATGAGTATTATTGGTGTAAGAATTGATGGACGTTTGATTCATGGACAAGTAGCAAATTTATGGACGACAAAATTGAATATTTCCAGAATTATGGTCGTTGATGATGAGGTTGCAGGGAATGCAATTGAAAAAAGTGGGTTAAAATTAGCAACACCTGCTGGCGTGAAATTAAGCGTGCTACCAGTTGAAAAAGCTGCTCAAAATATTTTAGCAGGAAAATATGATTCACAACGTTTACTAATTGTGGTGCGTAAACCAGATCGTTTATTAAAACTAGTAGAACTTGGAGCACCAATTAAAGAAATCAATGTTGGTAACATGTCTCAAACAAACGAAACACGGTCGATTACTAAGTCGATCAATGTGGTCGATCAAGATATTGAGGTCTTTAAAGAGTTAAATGATAAAGGCGTCCATCTGATTGCTCAAATGGTGCCAAGTGACAAAGCGGAAGACTTTATGAGTTTGATAACAAAATAG
- the agaS gene encoding SIS domain-containing protein, which yields MFTAEKEELEQLGAEITTREIRQQPELWQETVTLYRKNQVILENFLKEVQSKAEGKRTRVIFTGAGTSQYVGDTVVPYLRAHGNTQAFTFESIGTTDIVSKPEDYLIKEEPTLLVSLARSGNSPESLTAVEVANQVVETIHHLAITCAEEGLLAQRSQKEDNSFLFLMPTRSNDGGFAMTGSFSCMTLGTLLLFDQTAFEQKQEYVSVLMELGEEVLSREEELNKIVNLGFERIVYVGSGSLAGLAREAQLKILELTAGKVATIFDSSMGFRHGPKSFINEKTVMFGFVNNAPYTRDYDLDILEEVHSDEIVAGVFAIAQPGKRNFSGSTIEYSAETVLLPDGYLALADIVVAQTVALLTSIKVGNKPDTPSPTGTVNRVVKGVTIYDYK from the coding sequence ATGTTTACAGCAGAAAAAGAAGAACTAGAACAGCTAGGAGCGGAAATTACTACCCGTGAAATTCGTCAGCAACCAGAGCTTTGGCAAGAGACCGTGACACTTTATCGTAAAAATCAAGTCATTTTGGAAAACTTTTTAAAAGAAGTCCAATCCAAAGCAGAAGGAAAACGTACAAGAGTCATTTTTACAGGAGCAGGAACTTCCCAATATGTAGGCGATACCGTTGTTCCTTATTTACGAGCACATGGGAACACACAGGCGTTTACATTTGAAAGTATCGGGACAACAGATATTGTTTCCAAACCAGAAGATTATCTGATTAAAGAAGAACCAACGTTGTTAGTTTCGCTTGCTAGAAGTGGGAATAGTCCTGAAAGCTTAACTGCAGTGGAAGTAGCAAATCAAGTAGTTGAGACGATTCATCATTTAGCCATTACTTGCGCAGAAGAAGGACTATTGGCACAACGGAGTCAAAAAGAAGATAATAGCTTTTTATTCTTAATGCCGACACGTTCAAATGATGGTGGTTTTGCGATGACTGGTAGTTTTTCTTGCATGACCTTGGGTACATTACTACTCTTTGATCAAACAGCCTTCGAACAAAAACAAGAATATGTAAGCGTTTTGATGGAATTGGGTGAAGAAGTTTTATCCCGTGAAGAAGAGTTGAACAAAATTGTTAATCTTGGTTTTGAGCGAATTGTTTATGTTGGTTCTGGAAGTTTAGCTGGTTTGGCAAGAGAAGCTCAACTGAAAATTTTAGAATTAACGGCAGGAAAAGTCGCAACAATTTTTGACTCATCAATGGGCTTCCGTCATGGTCCGAAATCATTTATTAATGAAAAAACAGTTATGTTTGGTTTTGTTAATAATGCGCCTTACACAAGAGATTATGATTTGGACATTTTAGAAGAAGTTCACAGTGACGAAATAGTGGCTGGCGTCTTTGCGATTGCTCAACCTGGAAAACGTAATTTCTCAGGTTCAACCATTGAATATTCAGCGGAAACAGTTTTATTACCAGATGGCTATTTAGCATTAGCAGATATCGTGGTAGCACAAACAGTCGCACTTTTAACATCTATTAAAGTGGGAAATAAACCGGATACCCCTTCACCGACAGGTACAGTGAATCGTGTGGTTAAAGGAGTAACGATTTATGACTATAAATGA
- a CDS encoding PTS mannose/fructose/sorbose/N-acetylgalactosamine transporter subunit IIC, with product MNILWWQILLLTLYAGYQILDELQIYSSLSAPVFAGLFAGLVMGDIKAGLIIGGSMQLTVLGVGTFGGASKIDANSGTILATAFSISLGMNPEQAIAAIAVPVASLMIQLDILARFANTYFAHRIDKMVEDMNYKGIERNFLMGALPWSLSRMIPVFLALAFGGGLVEKVVSVLNGDLKWLGDGLSVAGAVLPAVGFAILLRYLPVKKHFPYLILGFIVTALLGTVFTNMQLLGTSVASVVKDFSGVFNALPMLAVALIGFALAAISYKNGQMIPSGPAAKKENTANNSDEGEIEDDEI from the coding sequence ATGAATATCTTATGGTGGCAGATCTTATTATTAACATTATACGCAGGATACCAAATTTTAGATGAATTACAAATTTATTCTTCATTAAGTGCGCCAGTGTTTGCAGGTCTATTTGCAGGATTAGTGATGGGGGATATTAAAGCAGGACTTATTATTGGTGGAAGTATGCAATTAACCGTTTTGGGAGTTGGAACTTTCGGAGGTGCTTCAAAAATTGATGCCAACTCAGGAACTATTCTTGCCACAGCATTTTCCATTTCTTTAGGAATGAATCCAGAACAAGCAATTGCTGCTATTGCAGTACCAGTTGCTAGTTTAATGATTCAATTAGATATTTTGGCTCGTTTTGCGAATACCTACTTTGCACATCGAATTGATAAAATGGTCGAAGATATGAACTACAAAGGGATTGAACGTAACTTCTTAATGGGTGCGTTACCATGGTCTCTTTCTCGGATGATTCCTGTCTTCTTAGCACTTGCTTTTGGCGGTGGCTTAGTAGAAAAAGTCGTATCTGTCTTAAATGGCGATTTAAAATGGTTAGGTGATGGTTTGTCTGTTGCAGGGGCGGTCTTACCAGCTGTTGGTTTTGCGATTTTACTACGTTACTTACCAGTGAAAAAACATTTCCCTTATTTAATTCTTGGTTTCATTGTAACTGCTTTACTAGGAACAGTCTTTACAAACATGCAACTTTTGGGAACGTCTGTTGCTAGTGTTGTGAAAGACTTCAGTGGTGTATTTAACGCACTACCAATGTTAGCAGTCGCTTTAATTGGTTTCGCTTTAGCCGCAATTAGCTACAAAAATGGTCAAATGATTCCGAGTGGACCAGCGGCCAAAAAAGAAAATACAGCGAATAATTCAGACGAAGGAGAGATTGAAGATGACGAAATCTAA
- a CDS encoding metallophosphoesterase: protein MKKVIGLIIGAVVVIALALNYFGESKEKTVKPLMEKETIEFWVVSDPHYLDKSLTDSGSAYQNIKQTAAGKELDYQEESWQAFIDKAIEQKPDMLIITGDLTLNGEKASAEKLAELLKQLTDKGINAFVIPGNHDINDGWARKFVGAKQEKTEAISIADFKEIFAENGYQNATSYDKHSLSYSVAVNPAYNFLFLDSNIYPDDNQPQTRPATGGTIRGKTMSWVKQQLAEAKQTNKKTLVFLHHNIYAHNKLLSSGFVLNNADEFKQLLAEYQVPVVFSGHIHAQDIMTETVENDRLTEIVSGSFSITPQSYGIVKLSKDSFEYRKKENDVDTWAREKNITTPQVRNYQEYIKNIFMEDGERLAYAQLIDSGMTNEAQMDIAAEFVGTVNIRFFSGNDYSSEEEVEKLKQEKGYQIIAENSKFLKEYIDSIIQDTNEEDNRLNKSF, encoded by the coding sequence ATGAAAAAAGTAATCGGTTTGATTATTGGTGCTGTCGTGGTGATAGCGCTAGCCTTAAATTATTTTGGTGAGAGTAAAGAAAAAACAGTGAAACCATTAATGGAAAAAGAAACTATTGAATTTTGGGTCGTGAGTGATCCGCATTATCTCGATAAAAGTTTGACTGATTCGGGTTCTGCCTATCAAAATATCAAGCAGACTGCAGCAGGTAAAGAGTTGGATTATCAAGAAGAGAGCTGGCAAGCATTTATCGACAAAGCGATAGAACAAAAACCTGATATGCTGATCATTACTGGTGATTTGACCTTAAATGGGGAAAAAGCTAGCGCAGAAAAACTGGCAGAATTACTTAAACAATTAACCGATAAAGGGATCAACGCTTTTGTCATCCCAGGCAATCATGATATCAATGATGGATGGGCAAGAAAATTCGTTGGCGCTAAACAAGAGAAAACAGAAGCCATATCAATTGCTGATTTTAAAGAAATATTTGCAGAAAATGGCTATCAAAATGCAACGAGTTATGATAAACACTCATTGAGTTATTCTGTAGCCGTGAATCCAGCGTATAATTTTCTGTTTCTTGATTCTAATATTTATCCTGACGATAACCAACCTCAAACAAGACCTGCAACAGGGGGAACGATTCGTGGCAAAACGATGAGTTGGGTCAAACAACAATTAGCAGAAGCAAAGCAAACAAATAAAAAGACGCTTGTCTTTTTACACCATAATATTTATGCTCATAACAAATTATTATCCAGCGGCTTTGTCCTTAATAATGCGGACGAGTTCAAACAACTCTTGGCAGAATATCAAGTACCCGTTGTCTTTTCAGGACACATCCATGCACAAGATATCATGACAGAAACGGTCGAGAATGACCGCTTGACTGAAATTGTCTCTGGTTCATTTTCAATCACACCGCAAAGCTATGGTATAGTCAAATTGAGTAAAGATTCATTCGAGTATCGAAAGAAAGAAAATGACGTAGATACATGGGCACGAGAAAAAAATATCACAACCCCGCAAGTTAGAAACTACCAAGAATATATCAAAAATATTTTTATGGAGGATGGCGAACGGCTAGCCTATGCTCAACTAATCGATAGTGGTATGACGAATGAAGCACAAATGGATATAGCGGCTGAGTTTGTGGGAACAGTAAATATCCGCTTCTTCTCTGGAAATGATTACAGTTCAGAGGAAGAAGTTGAAAAACTTAAGCAAGAAAAAGGCTATCAGATCATTGCAGAGAATAGCAAGTTTTTGAAAGAATACATTGATTCGATCATTCAAGATACAAATGAAGAGGACAATCGATTGAATAAATCTTTTTAA
- a CDS encoding Mu transposase C-terminal domain-containing protein, whose protein sequence is MENLDLLLLEFEKERVLHSDGIHLFGLKYIQSNLAAFFGETMEKRKSIMIVIMILFVLLKSDTRPIFIIVYNSFSFKIDARKLLPSPDRSIFY, encoded by the coding sequence ATGGAAAATCTTGACTTACTACTATTAGAATTCGAAAAGGAACGTGTTCTACATTCTGACGGAATTCATTTATTTGGCTTGAAGTATATCCAATCCAATTTAGCTGCATTTTTCGGAGAAACGATGGAAAAACGAAAAAGTATCATGATTGTCATCATGATACTTTTCGTGCTTTTAAAGTCAGACACTAGGCCTATATTTATTATAGTCTACAATAGCTTTTCATTCAAAATTGACGCTAGAAAACTACTACCTTCTCCAGATAGATCCATTTTTTACTGA
- a CDS encoding PTS system mannose/fructose/sorbose family transporter subunit IID, translating to MTKSNYKLTKEDFKQINRRSLFTFQLGWNYERMQGSGYLYTILPQLRKIYGDDTPELKEVMNTHTQFFNTSNFFNTIITGIDLAIEEKEGIAGKQTVSGLKTGLMGPFAAIGDSIFAALIPTIFGALAANMAINGNPTGIFIWIVAQIAVMVFRWKQLEFAYREGISLVTTMQHRLTALTDAATLLGVFMVGALVATMVNVKFSWAPSIGDVTLNMQNNLDMILPRLLPAGIVGGVYWMLGKKNMTSTKAIFIVLIVCVAFSALGVISK from the coding sequence ATGACGAAATCTAATTATAAATTGACGAAAGAAGATTTTAAACAAATTAATCGCAGAAGCTTGTTTACTTTCCAATTAGGTTGGAACTACGAAAGAATGCAAGGATCAGGATACTTGTACACGATTTTGCCACAATTACGTAAAATTTATGGGGATGATACGCCTGAATTAAAAGAAGTTATGAACACACACACGCAATTTTTCAATACCTCAAACTTCTTTAATACGATTATCACAGGGATCGATTTGGCTATTGAAGAAAAAGAAGGGATTGCTGGAAAACAAACAGTTTCAGGTTTGAAAACTGGTTTAATGGGACCATTTGCGGCAATTGGCGATTCAATTTTTGCGGCGTTAATTCCAACAATTTTTGGAGCCTTAGCTGCTAATATGGCAATTAACGGTAACCCAACCGGAATCTTTATCTGGATTGTTGCACAAATTGCTGTCATGGTCTTCCGTTGGAAACAATTGGAATTTGCGTATCGAGAAGGAATTTCTTTAGTAACAACCATGCAACATCGTTTAACTGCCTTAACAGATGCGGCAACTTTACTGGGTGTCTTCATGGTTGGAGCTTTAGTGGCAACTATGGTTAATGTGAAATTTTCATGGGCACCAAGTATTGGGGACGTAACACTTAACATGCAAAATAACTTGGATATGATTTTACCACGTCTACTTCCAGCAGGAATTGTCGGTGGCGTTTATTGGATGTTAGGCAAAAAGAATATGACGTCAACTAAAGCAATTTTTATTGTATTAATTGTCTGTGTCGCATTCTCTGCTTTAGGTGTTATTTCAAAATAA
- a CDS encoding GntR family transcriptional regulator — protein sequence MENAFKNKALYHQLVDLLQERIETVMIPHDKLPSERELTAQYGVSRTTVRLALQELENRGSIYRRHGKGTFVSDIKKEAADLAGAYSFTEQMKSLGRKPHTRILSFEKLEADKFICQHLNLSLGEAVFKLSRLRIADREPLMVEDTYLPVKFFLSLTDQLLRSKPLYDLFSEDFNQTIRLADEELYASIASKEDAKLLMIPEGAPVLHLARQTYNMKNEIIEFTLSVARADQFHYQIRHIRNS from the coding sequence ATGGAAAATGCCTTTAAAAACAAAGCTTTGTATCATCAACTTGTTGATTTACTGCAGGAACGAATCGAAACAGTCATGATTCCCCATGACAAGTTGCCCTCTGAACGTGAATTAACTGCGCAATATGGGGTAAGTCGGACGACGGTCCGGTTAGCGCTACAAGAACTAGAAAATAGAGGTTCCATCTATCGTCGTCATGGCAAAGGAACATTTGTTTCAGATATAAAAAAAGAGGCCGCTGATTTAGCTGGCGCATATAGTTTTACAGAACAAATGAAGAGTCTTGGTCGAAAACCACACACTCGCATCTTATCGTTTGAAAAATTGGAAGCGGATAAATTTATTTGTCAGCATCTCAACCTTTCGTTAGGAGAAGCAGTATTTAAATTAAGTCGATTACGGATTGCTGATAGAGAGCCTTTAATGGTAGAAGACACTTATTTGCCAGTGAAATTTTTCTTATCACTCACAGATCAATTATTGCGTAGCAAACCATTATATGACCTGTTTTCGGAAGATTTTAATCAAACCATTCGTTTAGCAGATGAAGAGTTATACGCGAGTATCGCTTCGAAAGAAGATGCGAAACTATTGATGATTCCAGAAGGAGCACCAGTACTCCATTTAGCACGACAGACGTATAACATGAAAAATGAAATTATTGAATTTACCTTGAGTGTGGCGCGAGCAGATCAGTTTCATTATCAGATACGCCATATTCGGAATAGTTAG
- the lacC gene encoding tagatose-6-phosphate kinase, producing the protein MIVTVTMNPSIDISYLLDHLNLDTVNRTSQVTKTPGGKGLNVTRVIHDLGGDVTATGVLGGFHGAFIASELKKANIPQAFTSIKEETRDSIAILHEGNQTEILEAGPTVSQEEITAFLENFDQLIKQAEIVTISGSLAKGLPQHFYQELVQKAQTQEVRVLLDTSGESLRQVLQGPWKPYLIKPNLEELEGLLEQNFSENPLTAVQKALTNPMFAGIEWIVVSLGKEGAIAKHHDQFYRVKIPTIQAMNPVGSGDATIAGFAYGLANNASASELLKWGMAAGMANAQERMTGHVNVENVSKHIMNIQVVEIEAGT; encoded by the coding sequence GTGATAGTAACAGTAACGATGAATCCGTCAATTGACATCTCCTACCTATTAGATCATCTAAATCTTGATACCGTTAACCGGACCAGTCAGGTAACGAAAACACCTGGTGGTAAAGGATTAAATGTCACTCGTGTCATTCATGATTTGGGTGGAGATGTAACAGCTACTGGTGTTCTCGGTGGTTTTCATGGGGCTTTTATTGCTAGCGAATTAAAGAAAGCAAACATCCCCCAAGCATTTACATCAATCAAAGAAGAAACGCGTGATTCAATTGCTATTTTACATGAGGGCAATCAAACTGAAATTTTAGAAGCTGGGCCGACTGTTTCCCAAGAAGAAATAACCGCCTTCCTTGAAAATTTCGATCAATTAATTAAGCAAGCAGAAATTGTCACAATTTCTGGAAGTTTAGCCAAAGGATTACCACAACATTTTTATCAAGAATTAGTTCAAAAAGCACAAACACAAGAGGTTAGAGTGTTACTAGATACGTCTGGTGAAAGTTTAAGGCAAGTTCTTCAAGGTCCATGGAAACCGTATCTGATTAAACCCAACTTAGAGGAACTCGAAGGATTGCTAGAGCAAAATTTTTCAGAAAATCCATTAACAGCTGTGCAAAAGGCCTTAACAAACCCAATGTTTGCTGGAATTGAATGGATTGTCGTGTCTTTAGGAAAAGAAGGGGCAATTGCCAAACATCACGATCAGTTTTACCGTGTAAAAATTCCGACGATTCAAGCAATGAACCCTGTTGGTTCAGGAGATGCAACCATTGCTGGTTTCGCATATGGCCTGGCCAACAATGCATCAGCCTCTGAACTCTTAAAATGGGGGATGGCTGCTGGAATGGCCAATGCCCAAGAAAGAATGACAGGGCATGTGAACGTAGAGAACGTGAGCAAACATATTATGAACATACAAGTAGTCGAAATTGAGGCTGGGACATAA